The following are from one region of the Desulfurispira natronophila genome:
- a CDS encoding PAS domain-containing sensor histidine kinase, translated as MTNPLINEQLLNSISQGVLVSDAEGQIRYINDAFTRITGWTRDEVLSQPCDFLDGPGTDPAAVQKIQHCLQEGTPYYGEIYHYRKGGLPFWDELYITPVLDDSQQVIQFISLHNDVTRRRQTTQTLSRRIRYESIIARMSNRLLVHRGGDPLSESLEYLLEASESDRVYIFLNFYHPEHGMCTRYAYEACAPGVTPELHNPDLQCVPFHVGFQRWAQELGAGRIISGAIQDFPASEQALLVPQGIQSILVIPLYSQGSWIGFIGLDDIQHERSWDTNDIRLLRTGAEVIGAYMEHREFQQELQKINEELEQRVQVEVQRRQASERALIGQSRIASMGEMVTAIAHHWRQPLNMIALQVQALHDLWHNPEARSDEEVGEITQRVMERVSDLSQTLENLQGFCRKNEPLQTRDLLNEVNAAINLFQTQFTDLDITIDLPDHYQKSATSPMAPIYPAAFRQALFNIFTNARDAIQMWRHEHQTNQPGLIKVKSWQDKQHACLSISDNGGGANADLEERLFEPFFTTKDIGRGDGVISGTGLGLYTVKQLIEGQMFGTVQLLNQPGKGLEVLLELPLSVQNPPAALQDQPQ; from the coding sequence ATGACCAATCCCCTTATCAATGAGCAACTGCTCAACTCCATAAGCCAGGGGGTCCTGGTCAGTGATGCCGAAGGCCAAATTCGCTATATCAACGACGCCTTTACCCGCATAACCGGCTGGACTCGCGATGAAGTCCTATCACAGCCATGCGACTTCCTGGATGGACCCGGGACTGATCCAGCTGCGGTGCAGAAAATTCAGCACTGCTTACAGGAGGGTACACCCTACTACGGTGAAATCTATCACTACCGCAAAGGGGGGCTCCCTTTCTGGGACGAGCTCTATATTACGCCAGTTCTCGACGACTCACAACAAGTCATACAATTCATCAGTCTCCACAACGATGTAACCCGCCGTCGCCAGACCACGCAAACCCTTTCGCGCCGTATCCGCTACGAAAGTATTATTGCCCGTATGTCTAACCGCCTGCTGGTGCATCGTGGCGGCGACCCCCTTAGCGAATCGCTGGAGTACCTGCTGGAAGCTTCCGAGTCGGATCGCGTCTATATTTTTCTCAACTTTTACCATCCGGAACATGGTATGTGCACTCGCTACGCCTACGAAGCCTGTGCTCCCGGGGTGACCCCCGAGCTGCACAATCCTGATTTGCAGTGCGTTCCCTTTCATGTCGGTTTTCAGCGCTGGGCCCAGGAGCTGGGTGCCGGCAGGATTATCAGCGGTGCTATCCAGGATTTCCCGGCCTCAGAGCAGGCCCTTCTGGTGCCCCAGGGAATTCAGTCTATTCTGGTGATTCCTCTTTACAGCCAGGGGAGCTGGATCGGTTTTATCGGCCTGGACGACATACAGCATGAACGCTCATGGGATACTAATGATATACGATTGCTGCGTACGGGAGCCGAGGTCATCGGGGCCTACATGGAGCACCGGGAATTCCAGCAGGAGTTACAAAAAATCAACGAAGAACTGGAGCAGAGAGTCCAGGTGGAGGTGCAACGTCGTCAGGCCAGTGAGCGCGCCCTGATAGGGCAGTCTCGCATCGCCTCCATGGGTGAAATGGTCACGGCCATTGCCCACCACTGGCGCCAACCCCTGAATATGATTGCCCTGCAAGTACAGGCCCTCCACGACCTGTGGCACAACCCGGAGGCTCGCAGTGATGAAGAGGTTGGCGAAATCACCCAACGGGTGATGGAGCGGGTCAGTGACCTTTCCCAGACCCTGGAAAACCTCCAGGGTTTCTGCCGCAAAAACGAACCGCTGCAAACCCGAGACTTGCTCAACGAGGTAAATGCCGCCATCAACCTTTTCCAGACACAGTTTACTGATCTTGATATTACCATCGACCTGCCAGACCATTACCAGAAATCAGCGACCTCTCCCATGGCACCTATCTATCCCGCTGCCTTTCGGCAAGCGCTTTTCAATATCTTCACCAATGCCCGTGACGCCATTCAAATGTGGCGACATGAACACCAGACCAACCAGCCTGGCCTCATTAAGGTTAAGTCGTGGCAGGATAAACAGCATGCCTGCCTCAGTATCAGCGACAATGGCGGTGGCGCTAATGCCGACCTCGAAGAACGACTTTTTGAACCTTTCTTTACCACTAAAGATATTGGCCGCGGCGACGGGGTCATCTCGGGAACCGGACTTGGACTCTACACCGTCAAGCAGCTGATAGAAGGGCAAATGTTCGGAACTGTTCAGCTGCTCAATCAACCGGGAAAAGGTCTGGAAGTGCTGCTGGAGTTGCCACTGTCGGTCCAGAATCCCCCTGCGGCGCTACAGGATCAGCCCCAGTGA
- a CDS encoding YgiQ family radical SAM protein translates to MYIPTSQAELRHRGVTRPDVILISGDTYIDSPCSGIAIIGRVLEAAGFSVAIIAQPRTDRSDDITLFGEPRLCWGVTAGCVDSSVANYTALGKPRRSCDFTPGNRNDRRPHRATIAYTNLIRRYFKSTVPIVLGGIEASLRRIAHYDYISGAVRRSVLLDAKADILVYGMGERAILNIVQRLEQGEPLGVIPGTCTLDSYPKQEYVDLPPYEEVAKNREAFGQMFSLFSRHNRSHCEPGLNQRHGHRYLLHHPPAVPLDSTELDHIYELPYMHNVPPAIRQQGEVRALHTIRHSITTHRGCYGQCSFCAIALHQGRCVVSRSSRSIVREAQRLTQLEGFRGTLPDLGGPTANMYGSGCQQMQQGDPCAHRYCIGYDGVCPQLKHGHRSQMQLLQALEAVDGIKSIRIASGIRFDLILADVKNGRAYLEQLVDHHLGGQMKIAPEHSENDVLQFMNKPRAEVLQKFVRLLRSVRPQAYLSCYVIAAHPGCTKKHMENFARFARRELKFVPEQVQVFTPTPSTLSTTMFHSELDPGSGNTLFCEKGGQGRQAQREAVAGAPPSGKGARRQRRFRT, encoded by the coding sequence ATGTATATCCCAACGAGCCAGGCAGAGCTTCGCCACAGAGGAGTTACGCGTCCCGATGTGATTTTGATCAGTGGCGACACTTACATCGACAGCCCATGTAGTGGTATTGCCATTATTGGGCGTGTACTGGAAGCTGCTGGTTTTTCCGTTGCCATTATTGCCCAGCCCCGCACTGACAGGTCAGATGACATTACTCTTTTTGGTGAACCTCGTCTTTGCTGGGGAGTAACCGCCGGGTGTGTCGACTCTTCGGTAGCCAATTATACTGCCTTGGGAAAACCCCGCCGCAGTTGTGATTTTACGCCCGGAAATCGCAATGACCGGCGACCTCACCGGGCGACCATTGCTTATACCAATCTTATTCGGCGCTACTTCAAAAGTACGGTTCCAATCGTGTTGGGAGGGATTGAGGCCAGTTTGCGGCGTATTGCCCACTACGATTATATCAGTGGAGCTGTGCGCCGCAGTGTCTTGCTGGATGCAAAGGCAGATATACTGGTATATGGCATGGGCGAACGTGCCATACTGAACATTGTGCAAAGGCTGGAGCAAGGGGAGCCCCTGGGTGTAATCCCCGGTACCTGCACCTTGGATTCCTATCCAAAGCAGGAGTATGTTGATCTACCCCCCTATGAGGAGGTTGCCAAAAACCGAGAAGCATTTGGCCAAATGTTCAGCCTTTTTTCCCGCCACAACCGCAGCCACTGTGAGCCCGGACTCAACCAGCGTCATGGTCATCGCTACCTCCTGCACCATCCGCCGGCGGTGCCTCTTGACTCAACCGAGCTCGACCACATTTACGAGCTACCCTATATGCACAATGTGCCACCAGCCATTCGCCAGCAGGGAGAGGTGCGCGCACTCCATACCATTCGCCACTCCATCACTACACATCGGGGATGCTATGGGCAGTGTTCCTTCTGCGCTATTGCTCTGCACCAGGGCCGCTGTGTGGTCAGTCGCTCTTCCCGGAGCATTGTGCGGGAAGCCCAGCGTCTCACACAGCTGGAGGGCTTTCGTGGCACTCTTCCCGACCTGGGCGGGCCTACGGCAAATATGTATGGATCCGGCTGTCAGCAAATGCAGCAAGGCGATCCCTGTGCCCATCGATACTGCATTGGCTACGACGGGGTCTGCCCGCAGCTCAAACACGGCCATAGATCACAAATGCAGCTGCTGCAGGCACTGGAAGCAGTGGATGGCATCAAAAGTATTCGCATAGCTTCCGGTATTCGTTTTGACCTGATACTGGCTGATGTAAAAAATGGCAGAGCCTACCTGGAGCAACTGGTGGACCACCACCTGGGAGGGCAGATGAAAATTGCTCCCGAGCACAGCGAAAATGATGTGCTGCAGTTTATGAACAAGCCTCGTGCAGAGGTGTTGCAGAAGTTTGTGAGGCTCTTGCGGTCGGTTCGCCCCCAGGCTTACTTGAGCTGTTATGTCATTGCCGCCCATCCTGGCTGCACCAAAAAACACATGGAAAACTTTGCCCGTTTTGCCCGCCGTGAACTGAAGTTTGTGCCAGAGCAGGTGCAGGTATTCACCCCCACACCGTCCACACTCTCCACTACCATGTTTCATAGTGAGCTTGATCCGGGCAGCGGGAACACGCTGTTTTGCGAAAAAGGGGGGCAGGGGCGCCAAGCCCAGAGAGAAGCAGTGGCTGGAGCTCCCCCTTCAGGAAAGGGTGCGAGGCGTCAGCGGAGATTCCGAACATAA
- a CDS encoding PAS domain-containing sensor histidine kinase encodes MRNSAKISIITLLATLIATLSSATILHGLTSLETHHPIHTLAMVTLVLATIATALGLITLWLCWPRTTNSEQPVTRHEQCWKTALEASGDGTWQWDITHNQITCSNSWKSLHGIPLQEEIDLQRHFLQRLHPDDAPRVQQIMQECLAVHSTQFEEEMRLFHPQKQNYIWILVRGWVVERDSHGQAMTIIGVNTDLTKRKTIEEELRKAKVNLAEAQRVAQMGSWEWDLRSDQVTLSDELSHLLGGAHNEDSDTVAASIYDPRYWHPADWPRLQEAVAGAIADGEEYDLDLRLNLPDHGHPYVFVRIRPVLDEGGQIIKLLGIIMDITSRKQMEEALKELNQNLEQRIEQEIEERTRHQELFIQQAKMAAMGDMIGVIAHQWSQPLNAIGLQAQFMMFDYESHDKSYFEEACATIQQQVEFMTQTLGVFRDFFKPTRQKTRFHVGTSIETVLELFGVQFTKHNIHIFLHPPRLDHPGFEVVGLPNEFKQVILNILLNARDAILERIKNQGPDEEHRIEVQMSIEQQWVNIAITDTGGGVPKAIVGQIFDHYFSTKGDQGTGIGLYISRIIVEQNMGGRITVENTEQGARFTINLPQSTQQHNHDA; translated from the coding sequence ATGCGCAATTCCGCAAAAATATCAATAATAACCCTTTTGGCAACCCTTATAGCCACACTGTCCAGCGCCACCATCCTTCATGGTCTAACCAGCCTGGAAACACACCATCCCATCCACACACTGGCCATGGTTACTCTGGTGCTGGCCACAATAGCTACAGCACTGGGCCTGATTACGTTATGGCTTTGCTGGCCCAGAACTACCAATTCAGAACAGCCTGTAACTCGTCATGAGCAGTGCTGGAAAACAGCCCTCGAGGCCAGTGGGGATGGTACCTGGCAGTGGGATATTACCCACAATCAAATCACCTGCTCAAACTCCTGGAAATCCCTGCATGGCATTCCTCTTCAAGAGGAGATCGATTTACAGCGTCACTTTCTCCAACGTCTGCACCCGGACGATGCTCCGCGGGTGCAGCAGATAATGCAAGAGTGTCTTGCTGTACATAGCACACAGTTTGAAGAGGAAATGCGCCTCTTTCATCCGCAGAAACAAAACTACATATGGATTCTCGTCCGTGGATGGGTGGTAGAAAGAGATAGTCATGGGCAGGCCATGACTATTATTGGCGTAAACACCGATCTGACTAAGCGCAAGACAATTGAAGAAGAGCTGCGCAAAGCCAAGGTCAATCTGGCTGAAGCGCAGCGAGTGGCCCAAATGGGCAGTTGGGAGTGGGACCTGCGAAGCGATCAGGTAACTTTGTCCGATGAGCTCAGTCACCTCCTGGGAGGTGCTCATAACGAGGACAGTGATACTGTAGCTGCCTCTATCTACGACCCCCGCTACTGGCACCCTGCTGACTGGCCTCGCCTGCAAGAAGCTGTGGCAGGAGCCATCGCCGATGGCGAAGAGTACGATCTTGACTTGCGACTAAACCTCCCCGACCACGGGCACCCCTATGTTTTTGTCCGCATCCGACCTGTTCTTGATGAAGGAGGCCAGATAATCAAGCTGCTGGGCATTATCATGGATATCACCAGCCGCAAGCAAATGGAAGAGGCTCTCAAGGAGCTCAATCAGAACCTGGAGCAGCGGATTGAGCAAGAAATAGAAGAGCGCACCCGACACCAGGAACTCTTTATCCAGCAAGCAAAAATGGCCGCCATGGGCGACATGATTGGCGTCATTGCACACCAGTGGTCCCAGCCGCTCAATGCCATTGGTCTGCAGGCACAGTTCATGATGTTTGATTACGAAAGTCACGACAAATCCTACTTCGAAGAAGCCTGCGCCACCATTCAGCAACAGGTGGAATTCATGACACAGACGCTGGGGGTCTTTCGTGACTTTTTTAAACCAACGCGCCAAAAAACCCGCTTTCACGTTGGCACATCAATCGAGACCGTATTGGAGCTTTTCGGTGTGCAATTCACCAAACATAATATTCATATATTTCTGCACCCACCCCGTCTGGATCACCCCGGATTTGAGGTAGTGGGACTGCCCAACGAGTTCAAGCAAGTCATACTCAACATCCTCCTCAACGCCCGGGATGCTATTCTGGAGCGCATCAAAAATCAGGGCCCGGATGAGGAGCACCGCATTGAGGTTCAGATGAGTATAGAGCAGCAATGGGTAAATATTGCCATCACTGATACCGGTGGTGGAGTTCCGAAAGCTATTGTGGGTCAAATCTTCGACCACTACTTTTCCACCAAAGGAGACCAGGGAACCGGCATTGGCCTCTACATCTCCCGAATTATCGTTGAACAAAACATGGGTGGGCGCATCACCGTGGAAAACACCGAGCAAGGCGCCCGCTTTACCATCAACCTGCCCCAGTCGACACAGCAGCACAATCACGACGCATAA